A single Watersipora subatra chromosome 7, tzWatSuba1.1, whole genome shotgun sequence DNA region contains:
- the LOC137400484 gene encoding tissue factor pathway inhibitor-like has translation MKIQLVILAIAVIGSTRSAPQHEAAIDGQGEEIAVGVAEIKGTDDSSADYQNDHHTEYHGTKDMSNVYMALYYASWTRERDALMVAQSYELQQKAGKPVKEDESKEEKEEVAPMCAMKADAGPSRSNVQRYYYNEDRQRCEMFIYGGCYGNPNNFRTKYECENSCMNRCSKPINVGYCSARLPRYYYNTATEQGPCVSGTARWYHNSVTGQCEMFIYSGCGGNANNYP, from the exons ATGAAGATTCAACTGGTTATTTTAGCTATTGCTGTTATTGGCAGCACCAGATCAGCTCCTCAGCATGAGGCAGCAATAGACGGTCAGGGAGAAGAGATAGCTGTG GGTGTTGCTGAAATAAAAGGTACAGATGATTCTTCAGCTGACTACCAAAATG ATCATCACACTGAGTACCATGGCACTAAGGACATGAGCAACGTATACATGGCCCTTTACTACGCCAGTTGGACT AGAGAAAGAGACGCTCTCATGGTTGCTCAAAGTTATGAGCTCCAACAAAAGGCTGGAAAACCAGTTAAAGAAGACGAATCCAAAGAAGAGAAGGAGGAAG TTGCTCCCATGTGTGCTATGAAAGCTGATGCTGGACCCAGCAGATCAAATGTCCAAAGATACTACTATAATGAAGACAGGCAGAGGTGTGAAATGTTTATTTACGGCGGGTGCTATGGCAACCCCAACAACTTCAG AACTAAATACGAGTGTGAAAACTCTTGTATGAACCGATGCAGCAAGCCTATCAACGTTGGATACTGTTCAGCTCGTCTCCCTCGTTACTATTATAACACCGCCACAG AACAAGGTCCCTGCGTCAGCGGCACAGCTAGATGGTATCACAACTCCGTGACTGGCCAGTGCGAAATGTTCATCTACAGCGGCTGTGGAGGAAATGCTAACAACTATCCGTAA
- the LOC137400218 gene encoding BPTI/Kunitz domain-containing protein-like, which yields MATDLAQCQRERDALMVAQSSELQQEAGEPVEEDESKEEKEEEEVPPMCAMKADSGPCRSYVQRYYYNEDTQNCEKFTYGGCYGNTNNFRTMQECQASCDSVCVLPKEQGVCVSAMARWYHNSVTGQCEVFIYSGCGGNANNFMTKEACDAQC from the exons ATGGCTACTGACTTGGCACAATGCCAGAGAGAAAGAGACGCTCTCATGGTTGCTCAAAGTTCTGAACTCCAACAAGAGGCTGGAGAACCAGTTGAAGAAGACGAATCCAAAGAAGAGAAGGAAGAAGAGGAAG TTCCTCCCATGTGTGCTATGAAAGCTGACTCTGGACCATGCAGGTCATATGTCCAAAGATACTACTACAATGAAGACACACAGAACTGTGAGAAGTTTACTTACGGCGGGTGCTATGGCAACACCAACAACTTCAG GACTATGCAAGAGTGCCAAGCGAGTTGTGACAGTGTCTGTGTCTTACCTAAAGAACAAGGTGTCTGCGTCAGCGCCATGGCTAGGTGGTATCACAACTCAGTAACTGGCCAGTGTGAAGTATTCATCTACAGTGGCTGTGGAGGAAATGCTAACAACTTTAT GACCAAGGAGGCCTGTGATGCACAATGTTAG